The Streptococcus viridans genome includes a window with the following:
- the glpO gene encoding type 1 glycerol-3-phosphate oxidase has protein sequence MEFSKKTRELSIKKMQERTLDLLIIGGGITGAGVALQAAASGLETGLIEMQDFAEGTSSRSTKLVHGGLRYLKQFDVEVVSDTVSERAVVQQIAPHIPKPDPMLLPVYDEDGATFSLFRLKVAMDLYDLLAGVSNTPAANKVLTKEEVLAREPELKQEGLVGGGVYLDFRNNDARLVIENIKRANQDGALIANHVKAEGFLFDESGKITGVVARDLLTDEVFEIKARLVINTTGPWSDKVRNLSNDGEQHSQMRPTKGVHLVVDSSKIKVSQPVYFDTGLGDGRMVFVLPRENKTYFGTTDTDYTGDLEHPTVTQEDVDYLLGIVNNRFPEAHITIDDIESSWAGLRPLISGNSASDYNGGNNGTISDESFNALIATVEGYLSKEKSREDVESAISHLEGSTSEKHLDPSAVSRGSSLDRDDNGLLTLAGGKITDYRKMAEGAMERVLTILKEEFDRQFKLINSKTYPVSGGEINPTNVDSEIEAFAQLGVSRGLDSKEAHYLANLYGSNAPKVFALAHSVEQAPGLSLADTLSLHYAMRNELALSPVDFLLRRTNHMLFMRDSLDAIVEPVLDEMGRFYEWSEEEKAGYRQDLQVALENNDLAALKN, from the coding sequence ATGGAATTTTCAAAGAAAACTCGTGAATTATCGATTAAGAAAATGCAAGAACGCACCCTGGATCTTTTGATTATCGGGGGAGGGATCACAGGTGCTGGGGTAGCCTTGCAGGCAGCAGCAAGTGGTCTTGAAACAGGTTTGATTGAAATGCAGGACTTTGCGGAAGGGACATCAAGCCGTTCAACAAAATTGGTCCACGGTGGACTTCGTTACCTCAAACAATTTGACGTAGAAGTGGTATCAGATACGGTATCAGAACGTGCAGTAGTGCAACAAATTGCTCCTCATATTCCAAAACCAGACCCAATGCTCTTACCAGTCTATGATGAAGATGGGGCAACTTTTAGCCTCTTCCGTCTTAAGGTAGCCATGGACCTCTATGACCTCTTGGCAGGTGTCAGCAATACTCCAGCTGCCAACAAGGTCTTGACCAAAGAAGAAGTGTTGGCTCGTGAGCCTGAGTTGAAACAAGAAGGTCTAGTCGGAGGTGGGGTCTACCTAGACTTCCGTAACAACGATGCTCGTTTGGTGATTGAAAATATCAAACGTGCCAACCAAGATGGGGCCCTCATTGCTAACCACGTAAAAGCTGAAGGATTCCTCTTTGATGAATCTGGCAAGATCACAGGTGTAGTGGCGCGTGATCTCTTGACTGATGAAGTCTTTGAAATCAAGGCTCGTTTGGTGATTAATACAACTGGTCCTTGGAGCGATAAAGTGCGTAACCTCTCAAACGATGGAGAGCAGCATTCACAAATGCGTCCAACCAAGGGTGTTCACTTGGTCGTAGATTCAAGCAAGATCAAAGTTTCTCAACCAGTCTACTTTGATACTGGTCTTGGAGATGGTCGGATGGTCTTCGTCTTGCCACGTGAAAACAAAACTTACTTCGGAACGACTGACACGGACTACACTGGCGACTTAGAGCATCCAACAGTAACTCAAGAAGATGTCGACTACTTGTTAGGAATCGTGAATAACCGCTTCCCAGAAGCTCACATCACCATCGATGATATCGAAAGTAGCTGGGCTGGTCTTCGTCCGTTGATCTCAGGAAACAGTGCTTCTGACTACAATGGTGGAAACAACGGCACTATCAGTGATGAAAGCTTTAATGCTTTGATTGCAACAGTTGAAGGCTATCTTTCTAAAGAAAAATCGCGTGAAGATGTTGAATCAGCAATCAGCCACTTGGAAGGCAGCACTTCTGAAAAACATTTGGATCCATCTGCTGTTTCTCGTGGATCAAGCTTAGACCGCGATGACAATGGTCTTTTGACCCTGGCTGGTGGGAAGATTACAGACTACCGCAAGATGGCTGAAGGAGCGATGGAGCGTGTCTTGACCATTCTCAAGGAAGAATTTGACCGTCAGTTCAAATTGATCAACTCTAAGACCTATCCAGTATCAGGTGGAGAAATTAACCCAACCAACGTGGATTCTGAAATCGAAGCCTTTGCTCAACTTGGCGTATCTCGTGGCTTGGATAGCAAGGAAGCTCACTACCTAGCTAACCTATACGGTTCTAATGCACCTAAGGTCTTCGCCCTTGCTCATAGCGTGGAACAAGCACCTGGATTGAGCCTAGCAGATACCTTATCACTTCACTATGCAATGCGCAATGAATTGGCACTTAGCCCAGTTGACTTCCTTCTTCGTCGGACGAACCACATGCTCTTCATGCGGGATAGCTTAGATGCAATTGTCGAACCTGTTTTGGATGAAATGGGACGCTTCTATGAATGGTCAGAAGAAGAAAAAGCTGGCTACCGCCAAGACTTGCAAGTCGCTTTAGAAAACAATGACTTGGCAGCATTAAAAAACTAA
- the glpK gene encoding glycerol kinase GlpK: MSQEKYIMAIDQGTTSSRAIIFNKKGEKVSSSQKEFTQIFPQAGWVEHNPNEIWNSVQSVIAGAFIESGIKPGQIEAIGITNQRETTVVWDKNTGLPIYNAIVWQSRQTAPLAEQLKSQGYVEKFHQKTGLVIDAYFSATKIRWILDHVEGAQERAEKGELLFGTIDTWLVWKLTDGASHVTDYSNAARTMLYNIKDLKWDDEILEILNIPKAMLPEVRSNSEIYGKTAPFHFYGGEVPISGMAGDQQAALFGQLAFEPGMVKNTYGTGSFIIMNTGEEMQLSENNLLTTIGYGINGKVYYALEGSIFIAGSAIQWLRDGLRMVENSPESERYARDSHNNDEVYVVPAFTGLGAPYWNQNARGSVFGLTRGTTKEDFIKATLQSIAYQVRDIIDTMQVDSKTAIQVLKVDGGAAMNNFLMQFQADILGIDIARAKNLETTALGAAFLAGLSVGYWKDLDELKELNATGELFEPSMNESRKEQLYKGWKKAVKATQLFAEIED; the protein is encoded by the coding sequence ATGTCACAAGAAAAATACATTATGGCCATTGATCAAGGAACAACAAGTTCTAGAGCCATCATTTTTAATAAAAAAGGAGAAAAAGTAAGCTCAAGTCAAAAAGAGTTCACGCAAATTTTCCCTCAAGCTGGTTGGGTTGAACACAATCCAAATGAAATCTGGAATTCTGTTCAGTCTGTTATCGCTGGTGCCTTTATCGAGAGTGGCATCAAACCAGGACAAATCGAAGCTATCGGAATTACCAACCAACGGGAAACAACCGTTGTTTGGGATAAGAATACTGGACTTCCAATCTACAATGCCATTGTCTGGCAGTCTCGCCAAACAGCTCCTTTAGCTGAACAGCTTAAGAGCCAAGGGTATGTCGAAAAATTCCACCAAAAAACAGGTTTGGTCATTGATGCCTACTTCTCAGCAACTAAGATTCGCTGGATCTTGGACCATGTAGAAGGAGCACAAGAACGTGCTGAAAAAGGAGAATTGCTCTTTGGAACCATCGATACTTGGTTGGTTTGGAAGTTGACAGACGGAGCTTCTCACGTAACAGACTATTCAAACGCTGCTCGTACCATGCTCTACAATATTAAAGACCTAAAATGGGACGATGAGATCTTGGAAATCCTCAATATTCCTAAGGCTATGCTTCCAGAAGTGCGTTCAAACTCTGAAATCTATGGAAAAACAGCTCCTTTCCATTTCTACGGTGGAGAAGTTCCTATCTCAGGTATGGCGGGTGACCAACAAGCAGCCCTCTTTGGACAGTTGGCCTTTGAACCAGGTATGGTCAAAAATACTTACGGTACTGGATCTTTCATCATCATGAATACAGGTGAAGAGATGCAGTTATCTGAAAATAACTTGTTAACTACCATTGGATATGGAATTAACGGGAAAGTATACTATGCCTTAGAAGGATCTATCTTTATCGCGGGTAGTGCCATTCAATGGCTTCGTGATGGTCTTCGTATGGTGGAAAACTCACCTGAATCTGAACGATATGCGCGTGATTCTCACAACAACGATGAAGTCTATGTGGTACCAGCCTTCACAGGTCTAGGAGCACCATACTGGAATCAAAATGCTCGTGGTTCTGTCTTTGGCTTGACTCGGGGAACAACCAAAGAAGACTTTATCAAGGCGACTCTTCAATCCATCGCTTATCAAGTACGGGATATCATTGATACCATGCAAGTTGATTCTAAGACGGCTATTCAAGTCCTTAAAGTGGACGGTGGAGCAGCTATGAATAACTTCTTGATGCAGTTCCAAGCAGATATCCTTGGTATTGATATCGCTCGTGCCAAAAACTTAGAAACAACAGCTTTGGGGGCAGCCTTCCTTGCTGGCCTGTCAGTCGGCTACTGGAAAGACCTAGATGAATTGAAAGAACTCAATGCAACTGGTGAACTCTTCGAGCCTTCTATGAACGAATCTCGTAAAGAACAACTCTACAAGGGATGGAAGAAAGCTGTTAAAGCTACCCAACTCTTTGCAGAAATTGAAGACTAG
- a CDS encoding MmcQ/YjbR family DNA-binding protein, translating into MFLPDYFEKYSIDKEKALAYGFSEQGETYHYEQLILDGDFKLYVTVQGKEVNFWLVDQETGDDYMQLHMDQMVGQYVGQVREACQQALEDIRKSCFAVKDFMYPQTKRLVNWISQQYDRPLEYLWDRSPDSGVFRHQKDLKWFGVFMKIDWSKLDAKQEGKIEVLNLKLDHVSQLLEEPPFYPAYHMNKKYWISIPLDERVEDNYLFELVAKSWTLTKK; encoded by the coding sequence GTGTTTTTACCGGATTATTTTGAGAAATATAGTATAGATAAAGAAAAAGCCCTGGCTTATGGGTTTTCAGAGCAGGGAGAGACCTATCACTATGAGCAACTAATCCTCGATGGAGACTTCAAGCTCTATGTGACTGTTCAAGGTAAGGAAGTGAATTTTTGGTTAGTGGATCAAGAAACAGGTGACGACTATATGCAGCTCCATATGGACCAGATGGTGGGTCAATATGTGGGTCAAGTCAGAGAAGCCTGTCAGCAGGCCTTAGAAGATATAAGAAAGTCTTGTTTTGCTGTCAAAGATTTTATGTATCCACAGACCAAGCGCTTGGTGAATTGGATCAGTCAGCAGTATGATCGTCCCCTCGAATATCTCTGGGACCGCTCACCGGACTCGGGCGTCTTTCGTCATCAAAAGGATCTCAAATGGTTTGGCGTTTTTATGAAGATTGACTGGTCCAAGCTTGATGCGAAACAAGAAGGGAAGATTGAGGTCTTAAATCTTAAACTGGACCATGTCAGCCAACTCTTAGAAGAGCCTCCTTTCTATCCGGCCTACCATATGAACAAGAAATACTGGATCAGTATTCCCTTGGATGAACGAGTAGAGGATAATTATCTTTTCGAGCTTGTGGCCAAGAGTTGGACCTTGACCAAGAAGTAG
- a CDS encoding PLP-dependent aminotransferase family protein — protein MTTKYQKIFTTLKNQIDQGILKTGDRLPSVRQLASQYACSKDTVQRALLELSYKNYIYAKPQSGYYVLEEETGKHTDLPLRLKEDRFQAFEDFRTCINETLVGRDNYLFNYYEKQEGLVDLRQSIASLLREDAIYTQEQQIVITSGTQQALYLLSQVAFPNQKEEILVEQPTYYRINKLIQEQDLPYQSINRLPQGIDFEQLEAIFKSGKIKFFYTIPRYHYPLGHSYSKQEKEQILALADLYDVYIVEDDYLGDYDPHFSPSFHYLDASDRVIYIKSFSTSLFSALRITSMILPQALLAPVLKLKGTLDYESNLVMQKALSLYIDNGMFAKNKGLLHQQQVIQKEQAASLLQQHSLSVPVWPVIGGVLLDLRQVPSVARLKHSGLPLHFFESAYIQSCPYAFARINQDKLEEVLPQINAYL, from the coding sequence ATGACAACCAAATACCAAAAGATTTTTACAACATTGAAAAACCAGATTGACCAGGGGATCCTAAAAACTGGAGACCGCCTGCCTTCTGTTCGCCAACTAGCCAGTCAGTATGCCTGCAGCAAGGACACCGTCCAACGAGCCCTGCTCGAGCTCAGCTACAAGAACTATATCTATGCCAAGCCCCAAAGTGGCTATTATGTCCTGGAGGAAGAGACTGGAAAGCACACCGACCTGCCTCTTCGCCTCAAGGAAGATCGCTTCCAAGCCTTTGAAGACTTTCGGACTTGTATCAACGAAACCCTTGTCGGTCGTGATAATTACCTCTTCAACTACTATGAAAAACAGGAAGGTCTAGTCGATCTCCGTCAATCTATTGCTTCTCTCCTGCGAGAAGATGCGATTTATACCCAGGAGCAACAAATCGTTATTACTTCAGGAACTCAGCAAGCCCTCTACCTCCTAAGCCAGGTCGCCTTTCCGAACCAAAAAGAAGAAATCCTAGTAGAGCAACCAACCTATTACCGCATCAATAAATTAATTCAGGAGCAAGACTTGCCTTACCAAAGCATCAATCGCTTGCCCCAAGGAATTGACTTTGAGCAACTAGAAGCCATTTTCAAAAGTGGCAAGATCAAATTTTTCTATACCATTCCACGCTACCATTACCCGCTGGGACATAGTTATAGCAAACAAGAGAAGGAACAGATATTGGCCTTAGCAGACCTCTATGATGTCTATATTGTCGAGGACGATTACTTGGGAGACTATGATCCACATTTTTCTCCTAGCTTTCATTATCTGGATGCATCTGACCGGGTTATCTACATCAAGTCCTTTTCTACCAGCCTATTTTCTGCCCTCCGCATCACTTCTATGATCCTCCCCCAAGCGCTTCTTGCCCCTGTCTTAAAACTTAAGGGAACACTCGACTACGAAAGTAACTTGGTCATGCAGAAGGCCTTAAGCCTCTATATTGATAATGGCATGTTTGCAAAAAATAAAGGGCTCCTTCACCAACAGCAAGTCATCCAAAAAGAGCAAGCTGCTTCCCTACTCCAGCAACATTCCCTGTCCGTCCCTGTATGGCCAGTCATTGGAGGAGTCTTACTAGATTTAAGACAGGTCCCTTCAGTCGCTCGACTGAAACATAGCGGTCTCCCTCTCCACTTCTTCGAATCTGCCTATATTCAAAGCTGTCCCTATGCCTTTGCCCGTATCAATCAGGATAAACTGGAAGAGGTTTTACCCCAAATTAACGCATATCTATGA
- a CDS encoding copper homeostasis protein CutC, which yields MPLYEFCAENITLLEKAFQAGARRVELCDNLAVGGTTPSYAVIKEAVRLAKEYQAKVIVMIRPRGGDFVYSDQELDIMLEDWKVARDLGVDGLAVGVLTADNQLDKDAMLRFILASQGFELTMHMAFDQIPLEDQASTIEWMKKEGVTRLLTRAGSPETDLEQRLERYEEYAKLADGQVEILAGGGVSLENRQLFLDVPGVDQVHGTRVVF from the coding sequence ATGCCACTATATGAATTTTGTGCAGAAAACATAACTCTTTTAGAAAAAGCTTTTCAAGCAGGAGCGCGACGAGTAGAACTATGTGATAACTTAGCGGTAGGAGGTACGACTCCTAGCTATGCTGTGATCAAAGAGGCTGTGAGGCTTGCTAAAGAGTATCAGGCCAAGGTTATCGTCATGATTCGTCCACGAGGTGGAGATTTTGTATACTCTGATCAAGAGCTAGACATCATGTTAGAAGATTGGAAAGTTGCTCGTGATTTGGGTGTTGATGGCTTGGCGGTAGGTGTCTTGACTGCTGACAATCAGCTGGATAAAGACGCCATGCTTCGTTTCATCCTAGCTAGCCAAGGGTTTGAATTGACCATGCATATGGCATTTGACCAGATTCCTCTAGAAGATCAAGCGTCGACAATCGAGTGGATGAAAAAGGAGGGTGTGACCCGACTATTAACAAGAGCCGGCAGTCCAGAAACAGACTTAGAACAACGGTTGGAACGCTACGAAGAGTATGCTAAGTTAGCGGATGGCCAGGTAGAAATCTTGGCAGGTGGCGGTGTTTCCTTGGAGAATCGTCAGCTTTTCCTTGACGTTCCTGGAGTGGATCAGGTCCATGGGACCCGCGTTGTCTTTTAA
- a CDS encoding MIP/aquaporin family protein, translating to MKELFGEFLGTLILILLGNGVVAGVVLPKTKSHNSGWIVITLGWGIAVAVAAFISGKLSPAHLNPAVTIGVALNGGLAWASVIPYIIAQFAGAMVGQVLVWLQFKPHYLAEENPGNILATFSTGPAIKDTTSNLISEILGTFVLLLTIFALGLYDLQAGLGTFAVGTLIVGIGLSLGGTTGYALNPARDLGPRIMHSLLPIPNKGDGDWGYAWIPVVGPIIGAVLAVAVFKMF from the coding sequence ATGAAAGAATTATTTGGTGAATTTTTAGGGACCTTAATCCTGATTCTTTTGGGAAATGGGGTTGTAGCAGGAGTGGTTCTTCCGAAAACGAAGAGCCATAACTCAGGTTGGATCGTCATTACCCTTGGTTGGGGGATTGCAGTTGCAGTGGCAGCCTTTATCTCTGGCAAGTTAAGTCCGGCTCATTTGAATCCAGCGGTGACAATTGGGGTTGCTCTTAATGGTGGACTAGCTTGGGCATCTGTGATTCCTTATATCATCGCTCAATTCGCTGGAGCCATGGTAGGGCAAGTCCTTGTCTGGTTACAGTTCAAACCGCATTACCTAGCAGAAGAAAATCCTGGAAATATCCTTGCAACCTTTAGTACAGGTCCAGCAATTAAGGATACTACTTCAAACCTCATCAGTGAAATCCTTGGAACCTTTGTCTTGCTACTGACTATCTTTGCACTTGGTCTTTATGACCTTCAAGCAGGACTTGGTACTTTTGCCGTTGGTACCTTGATTGTAGGGATTGGTTTGTCTCTCGGTGGAACTACAGGCTACGCTCTCAACCCAGCTCGTGACTTAGGTCCTCGTATCATGCACAGCCTCCTTCCTATTCCTAACAAAGGAGATGGTGACTGGGGTTACGCTTGGATTCCAGTAGTTGGTCCAATCATCGGTGCAGTACTTGCAGTAGCAGTCTTTAAAATGTTTTAA
- a CDS encoding (S)-acetoin forming diacetyl reductase: MSKVAIVTGAGQGIGFAIAKRLVQDGFKVGVLDYNAETAEKAVAELSAENAFAVVADVSKQAEVAAAFQKVVDHFGDLNVVVNNAGVAPTTPLDTITEEQFERTFAINVGGVIWGAQAAQAQFKALGHGGKIINATSQAGVVGNPNLTVYGGTKFAVRGITQTLARDLADSGITVNAYAPGIVKTPMMFDIAHEVGKNAGKDDEWGMQTFAKDITLKRLSEPEDVAAAVSFLAGPDSNYITGQTIIVDGGMQFH; encoded by the coding sequence ATGTCTAAAGTAGCTATTGTCACAGGTGCAGGTCAAGGAATCGGTTTTGCGATTGCGAAACGATTGGTACAAGATGGCTTCAAGGTCGGAGTATTGGATTACAACGCTGAAACAGCGGAAAAAGCAGTGGCTGAATTGTCAGCTGAAAATGCTTTTGCGGTCGTTGCGGATGTCTCCAAACAAGCAGAAGTGGCTGCAGCTTTCCAAAAAGTTGTGGATCATTTCGGAGACTTAAACGTCGTCGTTAACAACGCTGGTGTTGCACCAACTACACCACTTGATACGATTACAGAAGAACAATTTGAGCGCACTTTTGCCATCAACGTTGGTGGTGTGATTTGGGGTGCTCAAGCTGCTCAAGCCCAATTCAAAGCGCTTGGCCATGGAGGAAAAATCATCAATGCCACCTCACAGGCTGGTGTCGTTGGTAACCCTAACTTGACTGTCTATGGTGGTACTAAATTCGCTGTTCGTGGAATTACGCAAACATTGGCACGTGACTTGGCAGATTCAGGCATCACTGTCAATGCGTATGCACCTGGTATCGTTAAGACTCCAATGATGTTTGACATCGCTCATGAAGTTGGTAAGAACGCTGGTAAAGATGACGAATGGGGTATGCAAACTTTTGCTAAAGATATAACCCTCAAACGTTTGTCAGAACCTGAAGATGTAGCAGCAGCGGTTAGCTTCCTTGCAGGTCCTGATTCAAACTACATCACAGGACAAACCATCATCGTGGATGGTGGGATGCAATTCCATTAA